The Monodelphis domestica isolate mMonDom1 chromosome 7, mMonDom1.pri, whole genome shotgun sequence genome window below encodes:
- the LYRM7 gene encoding complex III assembly factor LYRM7 — MVDSTKVLQLFKTLHRTRQQVFKNDVRALEASRKKINEEFKSHKNETSPEKIEELIKIGSDVELILRKSVIQGIHTDHNTLKLVPRKELLTESKPSCNVPTQKP; from the coding sequence ATGGTTGACTCCACCAAGGTGTTACAACTTTTTAAAACCTTGCATAGGACTAGACAACAAGTTTTTAAAAACGATGTCAGAGCACTTGAAGCatcaagaaaaaagataaatgaagaatTCAAGAGTCATAAAAATGAGACTTCACCCGAGAAAATAGAAGAGTTGATCAAGATAGGTTCTGATGTTGAATTAATACTCAGAAAATCTGTTATACAAGGTATTCACACAGATCACAACACTTTGAAATTAGTTCCTAGGAAAGAACTCCTTACAGAAAGTAAACCTTCCTGTAATGTACCTACCCAGAAGCCTTGA